One genomic segment of Paenibacillus sp. FSL H8-0332 includes these proteins:
- a CDS encoding ABC transporter substrate-binding protein, with product MTKTTSRKTLTATLAVTLALGLLSACGGGNSKGTKQEGASATAGAGAVKELSLFIDFPWWATKEWKGPIAEKITEQTGVKLNVTVATDDKQLPLMIASGDLPDLVLTSSNVGRMSDSKLSYSWNELIEQYAPDFKLEPTRIAINTMDDGNFYTVRNAFATQEEMAQNKFALGGDGNPGIAVREDILKELGNPPIKTLDDFVKVLGRVKEKYPDMVPLVMDKNWIEQYFLQQFGAEALFDNWYEHDGKVDYYIRQPQMLEFFKFMNSLYRNGYILAENFAFANDQVDEQYATSGKAFAHGHTVGTADTDNSAIQKNNGTFTFKMLPSALTKEAKKVSTGLGFAGTFITKKNKNAEASIKLLQYLASDEGRKLTMFGVEGEHWTWNEEGHPDLKYDSSDQDFMNANGIGWWVLYNDGVMEGLRGYVPGKQKTQALMETKAITTYKPQLGLIQTQPDSAEKTLKTKIDEMIKNEKVKVYLAKSEAEAVASYENLVKTAESLGLQQLVDWANDTYQKKKDLFK from the coding sequence TTGACAAAGACAACCAGCCGCAAGACGCTTACGGCAACACTGGCAGTTACCTTGGCCCTGGGACTGTTATCCGCCTGCGGCGGAGGCAATAGCAAGGGTACCAAGCAGGAAGGTGCTTCCGCAACAGCCGGAGCTGGAGCTGTGAAGGAATTATCCCTGTTCATTGATTTTCCCTGGTGGGCAACCAAGGAGTGGAAGGGGCCGATCGCGGAGAAAATCACCGAGCAGACTGGCGTTAAGCTGAATGTAACCGTAGCCACAGACGACAAGCAGCTTCCGCTGATGATTGCTTCCGGCGATCTGCCGGATCTGGTGCTCACCTCCAGCAACGTAGGCCGGATGTCCGATTCCAAGCTGTCCTATTCGTGGAATGAGCTGATCGAGCAATATGCGCCGGACTTCAAGCTGGAACCCACCCGAATTGCGATCAATACGATGGATGACGGTAACTTCTATACGGTCCGCAATGCTTTTGCCACCCAAGAAGAGATGGCCCAGAATAAATTTGCCCTTGGCGGGGACGGCAATCCGGGGATTGCGGTGCGTGAAGATATCCTGAAGGAACTGGGAAATCCCCCGATTAAGACACTGGACGACTTCGTGAAGGTGCTCGGTAGGGTCAAGGAGAAATATCCCGATATGGTACCGCTGGTCATGGACAAAAACTGGATCGAGCAGTATTTTCTCCAGCAGTTCGGGGCCGAGGCTCTGTTTGACAATTGGTACGAGCATGACGGGAAAGTGGATTATTACATCAGACAGCCGCAAATGCTGGAGTTCTTCAAATTTATGAACAGCTTGTACCGCAACGGCTACATACTGGCCGAGAACTTTGCATTTGCCAATGATCAGGTCGATGAACAGTATGCGACAAGCGGCAAAGCGTTCGCCCACGGCCACACAGTAGGTACTGCGGATACGGACAACAGCGCCATCCAGAAAAACAACGGTACGTTTACCTTCAAGATGCTGCCGAGCGCTTTGACGAAAGAAGCCAAGAAGGTTAGCACAGGGCTGGGCTTCGCCGGCACCTTCATCACCAAGAAGAATAAGAACGCGGAGGCTTCGATCAAGCTTCTCCAGTACCTGGCCAGCGACGAAGGCCGGAAGCTGACGATGTTCGGGGTGGAAGGCGAGCACTGGACATGGAACGAAGAGGGGCATCCGGATCTGAAGTACGATTCATCTGATCAAGACTTCATGAATGCCAACGGCATAGGTTGGTGGGTGCTGTACAACGACGGCGTAATGGAAGGCTTGAGGGGATATGTGCCGGGCAAGCAGAAGACGCAGGCGCTGATGGAGACGAAGGCGATCACGACCTACAAGCCGCAGCTCGGCCTGATCCAGACCCAACCGGATTCTGCGGAGAAAACGCTCAAGACCAAAATCGACGAGATGATCAAAAATGAAAAGGTCAAGGTATACCTGGCAAAATCTGAAGCGGAAGCGGTGGCAAGTTACGAGAATCTGGTGAAGACTGCCGAGAGCCTGGGCTTGCAGCAGCTGGTGGACTGGGCCAACGACACGTATCAGAAGAAGAAGGATTTGTTCAAGTAA
- a CDS encoding response regulator yields MRVLIVDDEPLILNGLVKIIGEAAPLGTEVFRADNAFEALELMTECMPDVTVTDLHMPEKNGFELIEAARESGLCDRFIILTGYDEFEYVRRALRTGVMDYLLKPLGKDEIAALLERIEQELPSEADPEYSNHAKRILAYTKTHYMNDLSLDHLGELMSLHPKYISSLFKRVTGDTFVNYLNGFRIKEAQRLLRSHGRLSANAIGKKVGFEDKHYFTKVFKKYTGMTPGAYRDEGKLEYPASGEEACGAAGLELRDKRS; encoded by the coding sequence ATGAGAGTATTGATCGTAGACGATGAACCGTTGATCCTTAACGGGCTGGTGAAAATTATCGGGGAGGCGGCTCCGCTCGGGACGGAAGTCTTCAGAGCAGATAATGCGTTTGAGGCTCTGGAGCTCATGACAGAGTGTATGCCGGATGTGACGGTTACAGATCTTCATATGCCGGAGAAAAATGGCTTCGAGCTCATCGAGGCGGCCAGAGAGAGCGGACTGTGTGACCGTTTCATCATTCTGACGGGCTACGATGAATTTGAATATGTCCGCAGAGCGCTCCGCACAGGAGTGATGGATTATCTGCTGAAGCCGCTGGGCAAGGATGAGATTGCCGCTCTGCTGGAGCGGATTGAACAGGAGCTTCCCTCTGAAGCCGACCCGGAATACTCGAACCATGCGAAGCGCATTCTGGCGTATACCAAAACCCATTATATGAACGATCTGTCACTGGACCATCTGGGCGAATTGATGAGCCTTCATCCGAAATACATCAGCAGTCTGTTTAAAAGAGTGACTGGCGATACATTTGTCAATTATCTGAACGGATTTCGCATCAAGGAGGCCCAGAGGCTGCTCAGGTCCCATGGCCGGCTATCCGCGAACGCTATCGGCAAGAAGGTTGGGTTCGAGGACAAGCACTATTTCACCAAAGTCTTCAAGAAGTATACAGGAATGACGCCGGGCGCTTACCGCGATGAGGGCAAACTGGAGTATCCGGCGAGTGGCGAAGAAGCTTGCGGAGCCGCAGGGCTGGAGCTGCGAGATAAGCGCAGTTAA